Proteins from one Pirellulales bacterium genomic window:
- a CDS encoding phosphatidylserine decarboxylase, which translates to MSLSESLPAAGATVRGPSLPEPLPREITSTQPGGGVCNSIELAWGKWRRWYLKRFRPGYVEQMRQLRRGDPAGCPHEILDPRDLKFFCNQTDCHWDAADDPFRWRERIPFARWGLAELQLMGWPLLGATIALAFTFWYLAPITGIVFCLIVYFFRDPPRRIPQERGLLVAPADGKVVEVSHLEHDEYVGGPAVRIAIFLSLFNVHINRAPCAARIIRLRYSPGRFISALDPACSIHNECMWIGLEEPVAPYRRMAVRQIAGQVARRIVCDLRPGQTVERGEKFGMIKLGSRTELILPAAGLEVAVRVGQRIRGGRDAICRYT; encoded by the coding sequence ATGAGTTTATCCGAATCACTGCCTGCCGCCGGTGCGACCGTGCGCGGCCCGAGCCTGCCTGAGCCGTTGCCGCGCGAAATCACGAGCACGCAACCGGGGGGCGGCGTTTGCAATTCCATCGAGTTGGCGTGGGGCAAGTGGCGGCGCTGGTATCTCAAGCGGTTTCGACCGGGATATGTCGAGCAGATGCGGCAGTTGCGCCGCGGCGATCCGGCCGGCTGTCCGCATGAAATTCTCGACCCGCGCGATCTGAAATTTTTCTGTAATCAGACGGATTGTCATTGGGACGCTGCCGACGATCCATTTCGGTGGCGCGAGCGAATTCCGTTTGCCCGCTGGGGACTGGCCGAGTTGCAATTGATGGGCTGGCCGCTGCTGGGGGCGACGATCGCGCTGGCCTTCACGTTCTGGTATTTGGCCCCGATCACCGGGATCGTGTTCTGCCTGATCGTCTATTTCTTCCGCGATCCGCCGCGGCGGATTCCGCAAGAACGGGGCCTGCTCGTGGCCCCGGCCGACGGCAAGGTGGTCGAGGTCAGCCATTTGGAGCACGACGAATATGTCGGCGGCCCGGCGGTGCGGATCGCAATTTTTCTGTCGCTTTTCAACGTGCATATCAATCGCGCGCCGTGCGCGGCGCGGATAATTCGGCTCCGGTATTCGCCGGGGCGGTTCATCAGCGCACTCGATCCGGCGTGCTCGATTCACAATGAATGCATGTGGATCGGCCTTGAGGAACCGGTGGCCCCATATCGTCGGATGGCGGTACGGCAGATCGCGGGGCAAGTGGCGCGGCGAATCGTCTGCGATCTGCGGCCGGGGCAAACCGTCGAGCGCGGCGAAAAGTTCGGCATGATCAAACTCGGCTCGCGAACCGAATTGATTTTGCCTGCCGCGGGGCTGGAGGTGGCAGTGCGCGTCGGCCAGCGAATCCGCGGTGGCCGCGACGCGATCTGCCGATATACTTAG